TTAGACAGTGCGACTCAGTTTGCTGCGCCGTTTGAGCTAACTAAGTTTGATGAAGATGGTGCGACGACAGGCTTCTTGACTAAAGTTGATTTTGACGAGAACGGTAGCGTGTTAGGTACATACTCAAACGGTGAAAACATTATTCTTGGGCGTGTCTCTTTAGTTCGTGTTGCTAACGAACAAGGTCTGGACAAGAAGGGTGGTACACAGTGGGATGCTACTCAGTTCTCTGGTGACAAGATCTGGGGTGAGTCAAACAAAGGTTCATTCGGTAGCATCAGCAGCGGTACTCTAGAGCAGTCAAACATTGATATGACTCAGGAGCTTGTTGACTTGATCTCGGCGCAACGTAACTTCCAAGCTAACTCACGTTCTTTAGAAGTGCATAACCAAACTCAACAGAACATCCTGCAGATTCGTTAACCACGGTTCTGAGAGTTTAAAGACATTCCGCAATCATCTGAATAGCAAGCTGGTGGCAACAACCAGCTTGCTATTATTGCCACCCGTGGCAATTCTTTTCATTTATTTCTCTTCCCTATCAATAAAAAAACCATAAAACATTGATATTTAATGGATTTTAAAGTTGGCATACCATTTGCTTTATTGATCTTAATTGTGATTATTGGAGCAAATTATGGATCGTGCACTGTTTCTTGCTATGAGTGGCGCAAAGCAGAATATGCAGGCTATGCAGCTTAGAGCGAACAACCTAGCAAACGTCAGCACCACAGGTTTCCGTGCTGACTTGGCGCAAGCCCGTTCTATGCAAGCCTACGGTGATGGTATGCCAAGCCGTGTCTTCAGCATGACAGAGCGTCCGGGCCATAATTTTCAGCAAGGTAGCGTGATTACCACAGGACGGGACTTAGATGTCACCATTCAGGATCAAGGTTGGATCTCCGTTCTTGATAACACAGGTAAAGAAGGCCTGACACGCAATGGCAACATGAATGTTGATGTTAATGGCATGCTGACAACGGGGAATGGCAACTTAGTCTTGGGAGAGACTGGAGCACCAATTACGATACCTATCCCAGTTAGCAAGATTGAAGTCGGTACAGACGGTACGATTTCTGTGGTTCCGCAAGGTGCGCCAGCAGACGCGATTGAAATCGTCGATCGAATTAAGCTTACCAGTACCAATAACCAGTCACTTTACAAAGATGTCAACGGGTTATTCCGTGCCAAAGATCCTAATGCCGCATACGAAATGGATGCCGGCGTCAAACTGCTGACCGGTGCGTTGGAAGGCAGTAACGTCAATGCAATTGGCGAAATGACCAATCTGATTGACCTCCAGCGTCAGTTCGAGATGCAGGTCAAGATGATGAGTACAGCAGAAGAGATGGACAAATCGTCTAATTCACTGCTTCGCATGAGCTAACCAGATTATTAGGAGAGAGATATGCATCCGGCATTATGGGTAAGTAAAACGGGCCTAGACGCTCAGCAAACCAATATTTCAACGATTTCGAACAATTTGGCGAACGCCTCAACAGTGGGCTACAAAAAAAGCCGTGCGGTATTCGAAGATTTGTTCTATCAAAACATCAACCAGCCTGGTGGTCAGTCTTCGCAAAACACAGAACTGCCAAGCGGCTTGATGCTGGGTGCAGGCTCAAAAGTCGTTGCGACGCAAAAAGTTCATACTCAAGGCAACACTCAGACCACGAATAATAGTCTCGATATGATGATCGAAGGTGATGGTTTCTTCCAGATCCTAATGCCAGACGGCAACATTGGTTATAGCCGTAATGGCCAATTCACCGTTAATGACGAAGGTGTCGTAGTGACATCTGGTGCAGGCTACCCACTCGAGCCAGAAATTGCCATTCCTGAAGATGCGATAAGTATTACGATCGGTACGGATGGTGAGGTGTCTGTGCGAGTGCGTGGTCAGCAAGACAACCAAGTCGTTGGTCAGATAGCAACCGTAGATTTTGTTAACCCCGGAGGCCTCGAGCCTATTGGACAAAACCTATACTTGCCGACTGGTGCAAGCGGCGATCCTCAAGAAGGGGTTCCCGGCTTTGATGGCTTTGGTGATATCCGTCAATCCATGTTGGAAACGTCGAACGTAAATGTCACCGAAGAACTGGTGAATATGATAGAAGCTCAACGTGTTTATGAGATGAACTCAAAAGTAATCTCAGCTGTTGATAAGATGATGAGCTTCGTTAACCAGCAGCTATAAGCTTGAGAAATTGAGGAATCACCTATGAATCGCTTACTGACCATAACAGCTATCGCTCTACTATCAGGCTGTTCAATGCTGGAAGCACCCATTGAGTCATCGGATGTTGTTCAGGGGACGACGACGGTCGATGCCGTTGAAGGGGATAAATCCCAAGACGGAAGCTCTGGTATTATTGACTCCCTTCGTGGAAGAACCGATCCCGTAGCAGGTGACCCTGCTTGGGCGCCAATCCATCCAAAGCATAAACCAGAGCATTATGCGGCAGAAACAGGGTCTCTTTTCAATACGACTCAGGCGACTAGTCTTTATGATGATTCCAAACCGCGTGGTGTGGGTGACATCATTACTGTGACTTTAGATGAAAATACCAAAGCTGCAAAAAGCTCCGATGCGGATTTGTCGAAAAACAATGATGCGTCAATGGATCCACTAGAAGTGGGTGGTCAGCAACTTAACATTGGTGATTACAACTTCTCGTACAATTTGAGCAATGATAACAAGTTCAGTGGCAGTGCGGCCGCAAACCAGAGTAACAGTATTTCCGGTTCAATTACTGTTGAAGTGGTTGAAGTACTAGCAAACGGCAATTTGGTGATTCGTGGTGAAAAATGGTTAACGCTCAATACTGGGGATGAATATATCCGTCTAAGCGGCACAATTCGCCCAGATGATATTTCCTATGAGAATACAATAGCCTCGAACCGCATCTCTAACGCTAGAATTCGCTATTCAGGTACTGGCACTCAACAAGATATGCAAGAACCTGGATTCTTGGCACGATTCTTTAATGTGGCTTTATAAGTCAGCTTGAAGTCGAAGTTTTGGCGCAGAGTATTGAGTAAAGGTATCCCGATGAAGAAGCTATTTTTGTTACTGATCAGCATGATTATTGTATCGACGCACGCTTACGCTGCACGTATCAAAGACGTGTCGCAAGTCGCAGGGGTACGTAGTAACCAATTGGTTGGCTACGGTTTGGTCACTGGATTACCTGGTACCGGGGAGTCGACGCCTTTTACTGATCAAAGCTTTAACGCCATGCTCGAAAATTTTGGTATTCAGCTTCCCCCTGGCACTAAACCGAAATCAAAGAACGTCGCAGCCGTCATTGTTACTGCTGACTTAGCCGCTTTTTCTAAGCAAGGCCAGACCATCGACGTCACTGTTTCATCTATCGGTTCAGCGAAAAGCTTGCGTGGCGGCACCTTGATGCAGACGATGCTAAAAGGTCTTGATGGGCAAATTTATGCCGTTGCTCAAGGTAATTTGGTCGTCAGTGGTTTTAGTGCGACTGGAGCGGATGGTTCAAAAATTGTCGGTAATAATCCAACGGCGGGCATGATTTCTAATGGTGCGATCGTTGAACGTGAAATTCCATCACCATTTGCTCGCGGAGATTACATTACCTTTAACTTATTAGAATCTGATTTCACGACTGCGCAGCGTATGGCAGATGCGGTCAACAACTTTCTTGGTCCACAAATGGCTCAAGCGATTGACGCCACTTCCGTTAAAGTTCGTGCTCCACGTGATATCTCTCAACGAGTCTCGTTCCTGTCTGCAATTGAGAACCTCGAATTTAACCCTGCTGAAGGTTCTGCAAAAATTATCGTCAACTCACGTACTGGTACCATTGTTGTTGGCAAGCATGTTCGACTCAAACCAGCGGCTGTGACTCATGGCGGAATGACTGTTGCTATCAAAGAAAATCTTAATGTTAGTCAGCCAAACGCGTTTGGTGGTGGCGAGACAGTCGTTACGCCAGACACGGATATTGAAGTGACCGAAGAGCAAGGAAAAATGTTTAAGTTCGAACCAGGACTGACGCTAGATGATCTCGTTCGTGCGGTTAACGAAGTCGGAGCTGCGCCGTCAGATCTTATGGCTATTCTCCAAGCGCTCAAACAAGCAGGTGCCATTGAAGGTCAGTTGATCGTAATCTAAGGAGAAGCGTTATGATTAACAATGGAAAAGATATCGGGTTTATTCACGATATCGCTAATCTCGACAAATTACGTCAAAAAGCGGTCGATGGAGATGAAAACAGTGAAAGGGAAGCACTGAGTGCAGCCGCGAAGCAGTTCGAAGCTATCTTTACTTCTATGCTGTTTAAGTCGATGCGTGATGCGAACTCGACATTTGAATCTGGCCTGATGGACAGCCAAAATCAGCAATTTTATCGCCAGATGATGGATGAGCAAATGGCGAGTGAACTCAGTTCCTCTGGCTCTCTTGGGTTAGCAGATATGATAGTAGCTCAGCTCACTTCAGGATCAGTGGAAAACCCTAATGCCGCCACTCGCGAAGCCGATTTTGAGGCTTTGATGAACAAAATTGACCATGTTCGTCAATCTCGCCGAGAGAACCCTCAACTTGAGCCTGTTGCTTCCAGTGCCCCAACATCGACTTCATTCGAGTCTCCGGAGTCTTTCGTAACCTCAATGAAACCGTATGCTGATAAAGCAGCACGAGCACTAGGCGTAGACTCATCTTTGCTATTGGCTCAGGCAGCGTTGGAAACGGGATGGGGGCAAAAGATGGTCAGTAATGGTCGTGGTAGCAGCAACAATTTGTTTAACATCAAAGCTGACAAGAGCTGGAGCGGAGATAAAGTGGCGACACAAACCCTTGAATATCATCAAGGTGTTCCGGTAAAAGAAAAGGCGGCGTTTCGTTCGTACGCTAACTTTGAAGAAAGCTTTAATGATTATGTACGCTTCTTGAATGACAACCCTCGCTATACAATGGCGCTTCGTCATCAAGGTAACAATGAACAGTTTATTCACGGTATTCATCAGGCAGGTTATGCGACCGACCCGCAGTATGCAGATAAGGTACTAAGGGTTAAAGCGCAAATCGATCAGATGTAAGGATGGACTTCGTCCTGAGATACTGAAACGGGCTTCGCCCTACAGATATCGGAACGGACTTCGTCCTACAGAACACTCCGTTTCGAGAGGCGAGAGGAGCTATTGACAGAGCTTCTCTCCAATTAGATAAAATCATCCCGCATCCCGCATCCCGCATCCCGCATCCCGCATCCCGCATCCCGCATCCCGCATCCCGCATCCCGCATTTGGCACACATATTGCTTTTAGTTAACTAAGTTATTCAGTTCTACTGATTTTATTAGGTTTCCTGGGGGCTATATGGCGTCTGATCTTCTGAATCTTGGTTCGCAAAGCGTACTGACGGCTCAGAGACAACTTAACACCACGGGCCATAACATCTCTAATGTCAATACAGAGGGTTATAGCCGTCAGTCGGTGATCCAAGGTGCGAATATGCCACGCCAATATGGTGGGGAAACCTATGGCATGGGCGTGCATGTGGAAAAAGTTCGCCGCTCTTGGGATCAATTTGCCGTCAACGAGATGAACATCTCAACGACGAATTACGCGCACAAGGTCGATGATGAGGCTAATCTAGAAATGTTATCCAACATGCTGTCATCGGTCGCTTCGAAAAAAATCCCTGAAAACCTCAATGAATGGTTTGATGCTGTCAAGTCATTAGCTGATAGTCCCAATGACGTTGGGGCACGAAAAGTGGTGCTGGAAAAAGCGGATTTGATCACCCAAAACCTCAATGACTTTCACGAAACGATACGTCGGCAGTCAGATGTTACGAACAAAAAACTTGATCTCGGTATTGAACGAGTCAACCAGCTCGCTTTGGAAATCAGAGACTTACATCGCTTGATGATGCGTACTCCTGGCCCGCATAATGATTTAATGGATCAGCATGAGAAGCTAATAACAGAGTTGTCCGAATACACTAAGGTGACGGTAACGCCGCGTAAAAACGCAGAAGGTTTTAACGTTCATATTGGTAATGGACACACCCTAGTCTCAGGCACTGAGGCTAGCCAGTTGAAAATGATTGATGGCTATCCTGATGTTCATCAGCGTCGTTTAGCAATGATAGAAGGCAAAGGCATTAAAGCCATCACCACGAAAGACATTGATGGCAAACTCGGTGCGATGCTGACGATGCGTGATGAGAAGATCCCTTATCTGATGGATGAATTAGGTAGGATGGCGACCGCTTTTTCTTATGATGTGAACGAACTTCAATCTCAAGGTTTAGATCTCAGAGGTAACATCGGTGGGTTAGTCTTTACCGACGTAAACTCTGAAGTGGTGGCTAAGTCTCGTGTTATCACCTCTTCTAACTCTACTGCTGATCTTGAAGTATACATCGAAGACACCAATAAATTGGTGGGTGGCCAGTATTCACTTCAATTTAATGGTGGTGACTACTACATAACGCGTCCAAATGGTGATATGTCGATTGTTCCTGTGGTCGGAAACTCAATATCGCTCGATGGTATTCGCATTGACATCAACAACGGTCTACAGGCGGGTGAGCGAGTATTGATCAGACCGACCCGCAATGGGGCTGCGCAAATGAAGATGGCAACCAATGACCCTTCTGCTATTGCTGCACAGAGTTACGAAGCCTCAACGACGTTTGCTCAGGGAAGCGCCACCTTTTCTATTGATACAGCGGGTGACTTACGCGAATTTGAGGTGATTATTTCACCAGATGGCAAGCAGTTTGCCGTCACAGACACCAAAGGTAAGATTCTACTTCAACCTCAGGCTTACCCACCTACAGGGCCTGTGACCGTGCAAGGTACCACGTTTGAGTTGTCTGCAGGGGCGATTGCTAATGACAAGTTCACGGCAAACCTTGTCCCATCCGAAGGTGATAACGGCAACTTACTGAAAATGCAGAATATCCAGACCAACAAGCACCTCAATGATGGTGAATCAACGGTATTGGATATCTACCATAACCTGAATACTGATGTAGGCCTGCAAATGTCCACGGCGTCTCGCTTAACCGACGTATCGCGTCTGGAGAAAGAAGCCGCGCAAGAAAGGGTCGCTTCTATCTCTGGGGTTAACCTTGATGAAGAAGCTGCCAACATGATGAAGTTTCAGCAGGCTTACATGGCATCATCTCGCATTATGCAAGCGGCGAACGATACCTTTAACACCATATTGGCGTTGAGATAGAGGAGGCAGATAAATGATGAATCGTATTTCCAGCTTCCATAACTATCAATCGGTACAGAATGATCTACGCCGCCAGGAAGCCAAAGTTCACCACAATCAAGCTCAGCTAGCTTCGGGTAAGAAGTTAATGCGAGCCAGTGATGATCCGTTAGCGACGCATTACATCCAAAACATTGGTCAACAGAAAGAGCAGTTACGCCAGTTTACCGATGCGATTGTACTTAGTCGCAACCGTCTAGAGCACCATGAAGTAATTATTTCCAATGCGGAACAGTATGCTGATGAAGCCAAGCGTACGGTCATGGAGATGATTAATGGTTCTTTATCACCTGAAGATCGAATCGCGAAGCGCCGTGAGTTGTTGGAAATTTCGAATAATTTCCTCAATCTTTCCAATGTGCAAGATGAATCAGGTAACTATATTTTTGCGGGGACTAAGCCGAAAAACCAGCCGTTTTTCCGTGATAAAGATGGTGATGTGGTTTACGCCGGTGATGATTACCAACGTAAGATGAAGATCTCTAACAGCTTGGAAATGCCCATCAATGATCCGGGCAGCAAGCTGTTTATGGAAATCGACAACCCTTATGGAGACTTTGAGCCTCAATATGACCTCAAAGGTGTTTCTGAGCTATTGCTCGAGCGCGCGATCAATACTAATCCCGATGATCAATCGACTTACAAAGTGACGTTTGTTGATATGCCCGATGGTAATTATGGCTATCAGCTTGAGCGTGATGGAGCGGTCGTGAAAGCAGATAATTTTGATCCTGCAATTGGGATTAAGTTTGAAGACGTCACGATTCAGGTTAAGGGCCAGATCACCAAAGGGGATGCGATTACCTTAGAGCCGCGAAAAACGTACAGTATCTTCGACACGTTTAAGCAAGCGATGAAATTAGCAGAAGGGTCAGTATCTGATACATCGAACACTGCAGAGCTTCATCAGATTACTCAAGAGTTCCATGCGGCATTTATTCACCTGAATAAGGCAAGAACAGATGTCGGTGCTCGCCTGAGTACACTGGATATCCAAGAAGAACAGCATGACGACTTCAAAATGACCTTGGCGAAGTCCAAGAGTAACTTTGAAGACCTTGACTATGCCGATGCGATTATAGAGTTCAATGAAAACTCGCGAGCGCTCCAAGCTTCTCAACAAGCCTTTGGCAAAACGAAAGATTTAACACTGTTTAACTATATCTAACTTCAATGCCATACGTGCTAAGCCGTATGTGCGAAGTCAGACATAGCTGGTTGACCAGAAACCCTGTTTACATGGTGGTGGCAACCAAGTGGCAAATAGGCGGCAAGGTCATTGCCGCCAGAGTGTGGTGATAAAATGAGCACATACCTATAAACGTAAGAGTCTCATTAACTACATGAAAATAATGAATAAAATTAATTTATTATTTGTTCTTTAAAGTTGGCACACTACTTGTATCGATAAAACCAAGAGTTTAACGAACAGGTTTTAAGCAGGCACTTTCTGCTTAGCAAGTCATTTACGGTCAGTGCTTCCAACTGAGATTAAGCTGGCCGCTTCGCAAAGCACTTGCGAACTCATTAGGAGAGCAAACTATGACCATTACTGTAAATACTAACGTTTCGGCAATGACTGCCCAACGTTACCTGAATAAGGCCACAGGTGATCTCAACACCTCGATGGAAAGGTTATCTTCAGGTCAGAAAATCAATAGTGCAAAAGATGATGCTGCGGGTCTTCAGATCTCAAATCGCTTAACAGCACAATCACGTGGTCTGGATGTTGCCATGCGAAATGCTAACGATGGTATCTCTATTGCTCAGACCGCTGAAGGTGCAATGAACGAATCTACGTTAATCCTACAGCGTATACGTGATCTATCGTTGCAGTCAGCAAATGGGACAAACTCTGCGTCAGAGCGTCAGGCTCTTAATGAAGAAGTCGAGGCGCTACAAGATGAATTGAACCGTATTGCGGAGACGACTTCGTTTGGTGGTCGTAAACTGCTCAACGGTTCGTTTGGTGAAGCGTCGTTCCAGATAGGTGCCAGTTCAGGTGAAGCGATTATCATGGGCCTCACCAGCATTCGTGCGGATGATTTCCGTATGGGTGGTCAGTCATTTATTGCCGAACAGCCAAAGAACAAAGACTGGGGTGTTTCACCAACGGCGAAGGACCTCAAGTTTGAGTTCACGACAAAAGACGGTGAAGCCATCACGTTAGATATCATTGCAAAAGATGGCGATGATATAGAAGAGCTAGCGACGTATATCAATGGTCAGACAGATAAATTGAAAGCGTCTGTGGATGAAGAAGGTAAACTGCAAATTTTTGCCGCAGAGCCGAATCTGGAGGGTAACCTGAATATATCCGGTGGTCTTGCTACAGAGCTGGGCTTAAATGGTGGCCCAGGCCTGAACACAACCGTTCAAAACATTGATGTAAACACCGTTGGTGGTGCACAAAATGCGGTTGGTATTGTGGATGCTGCTCTGCGATACGTTGATTCACAACGTGCTGACTTAGGCGCGAAACAAAACCGATTAAGCCACAGTATTAACAACTTGGCGAATATCCAAGAAAACGTAGAAGCATCGAACAGTCGAATCCGAGATACGGACTTCGCGAAAGAAACGACTGCGATGACGAAAGCACAAATTCTGCAACAGGCTGGTACTTCTATTCTAGCCCAAGCAAAACAGTTGCCAAACTCTGCAATGTCTTTATTGCAGTAGTAGTAAATATCTTCACTAGCATTAACCTAGACGTGGGGTTAGTGAAGATGTTTCGGCAAGCATAAGTGATTAGGTTTTAAGAGCTCTCTCACATCCGCTTTTATCACTGAGTGACTTATGCACACGGCAGCCAGGCTGTGATCATTTCTCTCGATCTCCACAATGGCTACCACACTAGCCCCGGTTCTCTCAAAGGAAAAGGGGCTTTTCTTCTTTTTATGTCTTCCAAAATCCACCAAATCAAATTAACTAGTCATTGGTTAATTTTAAACTGTTGTTTTTATGAAATTTTATGGCTCTGGTTTTACAGTTTGATAAACTCTCGTTTGAACAAAAATACACAGATTTGGCCGAATGAAAACGGCTGAAAGTGGCCTTTGCCGCCATATTGTCGCCACTAAAAAGCGTTGGTGTCGAAGGGGGAAAGTGATTCTAAACAATGAAGGCTGATTATTTTTCCCCAACATTGGACCGTTGAGGTTAATGAATCTATCTCGATGTTGCCCCATTTTCAGTTAGTGCAATTACTCATTCGCAACCTGTTCATGGTGATTTGCCCTATAAAAGTTATACGAATATTCGTAAGATGATGTAGCTAAGGGCCTTTTGGTGTCTCAATGGATTATCATCAGTAAGCGATACGTGCCACTAAATGTACTCACTTGGTTCTTAGATATGCTCAAAGTTATAGCGCTCATAAATGCAAACTAACCCTAATGGGTATTGTCCGATCATGATTTGACTGCAGCCATATGGGTATGCCTTATTAATACGCTGACTTGGAAGAATGCTACATACAGGGCTTGAATATTGAACAAATACTACCATATGCATATAAAGGATGTTTTAGAACGAGGGGAGGTGAAATATGATAGTGAAATCCGTTATAAAGATAAGAAAAGAAATGAAACCGAATCAATGTACTTTGATGGGAGGCCTTTTGATTACGGGGGGCTTTACTGGTGGCTTATATCCGTATTGGTACCCATTGTTAGATGACTTAATAAGAAATACTTTTAACTTAGTATCAGAGTCAGACGGCTATAGTGCGCCTTCATTCACCCCGTTGCTATCAGTATGTTTAATTATCTTGGGTATTGTTCTGATATTAATAGATCGTTACCTAGAG
This window of the Vibrio neptunius genome carries:
- the flgK gene encoding flagellar hook-associated protein FlgK → MASDLLNLGSQSVLTAQRQLNTTGHNISNVNTEGYSRQSVIQGANMPRQYGGETYGMGVHVEKVRRSWDQFAVNEMNISTTNYAHKVDDEANLEMLSNMLSSVASKKIPENLNEWFDAVKSLADSPNDVGARKVVLEKADLITQNLNDFHETIRRQSDVTNKKLDLGIERVNQLALEIRDLHRLMMRTPGPHNDLMDQHEKLITELSEYTKVTVTPRKNAEGFNVHIGNGHTLVSGTEASQLKMIDGYPDVHQRRLAMIEGKGIKAITTKDIDGKLGAMLTMRDEKIPYLMDELGRMATAFSYDVNELQSQGLDLRGNIGGLVFTDVNSEVVAKSRVITSSNSTADLEVYIEDTNKLVGGQYSLQFNGGDYYITRPNGDMSIVPVVGNSISLDGIRIDINNGLQAGERVLIRPTRNGAAQMKMATNDPSAIAAQSYEASTTFAQGSATFSIDTAGDLREFEVIISPDGKQFAVTDTKGKILLQPQAYPPTGPVTVQGTTFELSAGAIANDKFTANLVPSEGDNGNLLKMQNIQTNKHLNDGESTVLDIYHNLNTDVGLQMSTASRLTDVSRLEKEAAQERVASISGVNLDEEAANMMKFQQAYMASSRIMQAANDTFNTILALR
- the flgG gene encoding flagellar basal-body rod protein FlgG translates to MHPALWVSKTGLDAQQTNISTISNNLANASTVGYKKSRAVFEDLFYQNINQPGGQSSQNTELPSGLMLGAGSKVVATQKVHTQGNTQTTNNSLDMMIEGDGFFQILMPDGNIGYSRNGQFTVNDEGVVVTSGAGYPLEPEIAIPEDAISITIGTDGEVSVRVRGQQDNQVVGQIATVDFVNPGGLEPIGQNLYLPTGASGDPQEGVPGFDGFGDIRQSMLETSNVNVTEELVNMIEAQRVYEMNSKVISAVDKMMSFVNQQL
- the flgH gene encoding flagellar basal body L-ring protein FlgH, with translation MNRLLTITAIALLSGCSMLEAPIESSDVVQGTTTVDAVEGDKSQDGSSGIIDSLRGRTDPVAGDPAWAPIHPKHKPEHYAAETGSLFNTTQATSLYDDSKPRGVGDIITVTLDENTKAAKSSDADLSKNNDASMDPLEVGGQQLNIGDYNFSYNLSNDNKFSGSAAANQSNSISGSITVEVVEVLANGNLVIRGEKWLTLNTGDEYIRLSGTIRPDDISYENTIASNRISNARIRYSGTGTQQDMQEPGFLARFFNVAL
- the flgJ gene encoding flagellar assembly peptidoglycan hydrolase FlgJ is translated as MINNGKDIGFIHDIANLDKLRQKAVDGDENSEREALSAAAKQFEAIFTSMLFKSMRDANSTFESGLMDSQNQQFYRQMMDEQMASELSSSGSLGLADMIVAQLTSGSVENPNAATREADFEALMNKIDHVRQSRRENPQLEPVASSAPTSTSFESPESFVTSMKPYADKAARALGVDSSLLLAQAALETGWGQKMVSNGRGSSNNLFNIKADKSWSGDKVATQTLEYHQGVPVKEKAAFRSYANFEESFNDYVRFLNDNPRYTMALRHQGNNEQFIHGIHQAGYATDPQYADKVLRVKAQIDQM
- a CDS encoding flagellar basal body rod protein FlgF; translation: MDRALFLAMSGAKQNMQAMQLRANNLANVSTTGFRADLAQARSMQAYGDGMPSRVFSMTERPGHNFQQGSVITTGRDLDVTIQDQGWISVLDNTGKEGLTRNGNMNVDVNGMLTTGNGNLVLGETGAPITIPIPVSKIEVGTDGTISVVPQGAPADAIEIVDRIKLTSTNNQSLYKDVNGLFRAKDPNAAYEMDAGVKLLTGALEGSNVNAIGEMTNLIDLQRQFEMQVKMMSTAEEMDKSSNSLLRMS
- a CDS encoding flagellin; the protein is MTITVNTNVSAMTAQRYLNKATGDLNTSMERLSSGQKINSAKDDAAGLQISNRLTAQSRGLDVAMRNANDGISIAQTAEGAMNESTLILQRIRDLSLQSANGTNSASERQALNEEVEALQDELNRIAETTSFGGRKLLNGSFGEASFQIGASSGEAIIMGLTSIRADDFRMGGQSFIAEQPKNKDWGVSPTAKDLKFEFTTKDGEAITLDIIAKDGDDIEELATYINGQTDKLKASVDEEGKLQIFAAEPNLEGNLNISGGLATELGLNGGPGLNTTVQNIDVNTVGGAQNAVGIVDAALRYVDSQRADLGAKQNRLSHSINNLANIQENVEASNSRIRDTDFAKETTAMTKAQILQQAGTSILAQAKQLPNSAMSLLQ
- a CDS encoding flagellar basal body P-ring protein FlgI; its protein translation is MKKLFLLLISMIIVSTHAYAARIKDVSQVAGVRSNQLVGYGLVTGLPGTGESTPFTDQSFNAMLENFGIQLPPGTKPKSKNVAAVIVTADLAAFSKQGQTIDVTVSSIGSAKSLRGGTLMQTMLKGLDGQIYAVAQGNLVVSGFSATGADGSKIVGNNPTAGMISNGAIVEREIPSPFARGDYITFNLLESDFTTAQRMADAVNNFLGPQMAQAIDATSVKVRAPRDISQRVSFLSAIENLEFNPAEGSAKIIVNSRTGTIVVGKHVRLKPAAVTHGGMTVAIKENLNVSQPNAFGGGETVVTPDTDIEVTEEQGKMFKFEPGLTLDDLVRAVNEVGAAPSDLMAILQALKQAGAIEGQLIVI
- the flgL gene encoding flagellar hook-associated protein FlgL; amino-acid sequence: MMNRISSFHNYQSVQNDLRRQEAKVHHNQAQLASGKKLMRASDDPLATHYIQNIGQQKEQLRQFTDAIVLSRNRLEHHEVIISNAEQYADEAKRTVMEMINGSLSPEDRIAKRRELLEISNNFLNLSNVQDESGNYIFAGTKPKNQPFFRDKDGDVVYAGDDYQRKMKISNSLEMPINDPGSKLFMEIDNPYGDFEPQYDLKGVSELLLERAINTNPDDQSTYKVTFVDMPDGNYGYQLERDGAVVKADNFDPAIGIKFEDVTIQVKGQITKGDAITLEPRKTYSIFDTFKQAMKLAEGSVSDTSNTAELHQITQEFHAAFIHLNKARTDVGARLSTLDIQEEQHDDFKMTLAKSKSNFEDLDYADAIIEFNENSRALQASQQAFGKTKDLTLFNYI